TTGGTGGACGGTCCGTTTACGGAGTCCAAGGAGCTAATCGCCGGATATACGTTAATCGAGGTTAAATCGAGGGAAGAAGCGGTCGAATGGGCGCTGCGCATGCCTGATCCACATGGATCTGGACAAGGGGAGATTGAGCTTAGGCAAGTGTTCGAAGTCGAGGAATTGATGGATAATCCCGATACACTGGCCAAAGAAGCAACGCTCCGTAGGCAGGTTGAGGAGCAGAAGAAAGCGTGAGTTCTGCTCAGACACATCGAACCATTGATGCGATATGGCGGATGGAATCGGCGAAGCTTATTGCAGGGCTGACACGAATGGTGAGGGATGTGGCCCTCGCGGAGGATTTGGCTCAGGATGCGCTGCTAATCGCCCTAGAACGTTGGCCGGAGACCGGCATTCCAGACAACCCTGGGGGATGGCTGATGACGACCGCGAAGCGCCGAGCCATTGATTTTATGCGCAGGAACAAGCTGCGCGATCAGAAATACGGTGAGATTGGTCGCACGGCGCCTTTATATACAGAGGATGATGTAGATCAAGCTTTGGATGGGGAGATCAGTGATGATCTCCTACGTCTGATCTTTATGACTTGTCACCCGGTACTATCCCAGGATGCTCGGGTAGCCCTAACGCTTCGTCTATTGTGCGGTCTGACTACGGATGAGATTGCCCGCTCTTTCCTTGTAGCGGAGTCTACGGTTGCTCAGCGGATTGTTCGAGCGAAGAGAACCCTTAGCGCCGAGAAGGTCCCTTTTGAGGTGCCTACCGGGGAGGAATTGAATCAGCGTATGGCTGCGGTACTTGAAGTCATTTATTTGATGTTCAATGAAGGGTATTCCGCGACTTCTGGGGAACATTGGACTCGGCCCCTGCTATGTCAGGAAGCACTTAGACTGGGACGGATTCTGGCTGAGATCGCACCTAATGAACAGGAAGTTCATGGTCTGGTTGCCTTGATGGAGATTCAAGCTTCGCGTCTGAAGACAAGGATTAACGCGAAGGGAGAACCAATCCTGCTTATGGATCAAAATCGCGCAAAGTGGGATCAGCTGCTAATTCGCCGTGGTATAACGGCGTTAGAGCGGAGCCGAAAGCTAGGAAGGCCGCTAGGCCCTTACTCTCTACAGGCAGCAATATCGGCTTGTCATGCCGAGGCGCGTTCCGCAGCTGAGACGGATTGGATCCGTATCGCGGCTCTTTACGAAGCGCTTGCCAGATTATCGCCTTCGCCTATCGTGGAGTTGAACCGGGCGGTTGCGATATCGATGGCATTTGGACCCGCCTTCGGATTGCAGATCGTTGACGAGTTGAACAAGGAGCCTTCCTTAAAGGGATACCACTTGCTCCCCAGTGTTCGAGCTGATTTGCTTGCAAAACTGGGCAGGTATGATGAAGCCCGGTCAGAATTCGAACGCGCTGCATCGATGACGCGGAATACCCGTGAGCGTGAGCTGCTGCTTCAGCGGGCAGCCGATTGTGAATCGGGTACATATCAATAATTATGGATCATGTCGATCATGAGGTTGAAGGGAGAACCCTAATATGCGATTTATGCTCATAGTAAAAGCGAATGGATTCTCGGAGACTGGGATCCATTACAGTCAGGAATATGTGGAAGCCATGAAGGTATATAAGAGGTCTTTGGTTAAAGTCGGCGCGCTTCTGACTGCCGAAGAGCTTAACCCTAGTTCCAGGGGAATCAGGATATGTTATCCGCCGGATGGAGGGCAGCCGAAGATACAAGCGGGCCCTTTTCCAGTAGATCAAGAACTTGTTGCCGAATTTGTAGTGATCGATGTAAAAACAGAAGAAGAGGCCCTGGAATGGGCAATTCGGATGCCGATTCCAACGGGCCTAGAGAGTACAATCGAGCTCAGAAGTCTCCAAGAAAACGTAGATTCTCTATCAGAGCCTGGTATACATGCCTTGGAGGCTGACTTGCTGGATTATCTGCATATGTTAAGAAAATTATAACTGCATTAGATGACCAAGCTTAGCAATAGAATAACTCCTAAGCCAGCTACAGATATGATCGTTTCAAGTAAAGTCCAGGTCGCAAAAGTCTCTTTCATGCTTAAGCCAAAGTATTCCTTGAACATCCAGAAGCCGGCATCATTCACATGCGAGGCAATGACACTGCCGGCTCCGGTTGCAAGGACGACTAGAGCCAGGTTCACGTCAGTTTGTCCTAACATAGGAAGGACCAGACCGGTAGTCGTTAAGGCGGCGACCGTAGCAGACCCCAAGGAAATACGCAAAATGGCAGCAATGATCCAGGCAAGCAGAATTGGCGACAATGAAGTTCCTTGGAATAGCTCAGCTACGTAGTCGCCAACGCCTCCATCAATTAATACTTGCTTGAAGGCTCCGCCTCCGCCAATGATCAACAGCATCATCCCAATGTTGGAGATCGCAGTAGCGCAGGATTCCATGACGTTCTTAATAGGAATCTTCCTTGCCAATCCCATAGTATAGATCGCGACTAATAAGGAGATCAACATGGATACATCCGCGTTACCTATGAATCCGATGCCTTTGATTAGAGCATTTTCGTTGAATCCTATCGTTTTTTGCAGCAAAGTAATCAACGTACCGATAGACATGAGAATAACGGGCAGCAAAGCGGTAAAGACACTAATTCCAAACCCAGGTGTGTCTTCAAGTTTAAATACTTTTTGTTCGCCTAAGGAACGTATATCACCCGTTTTTGTAAATGCTTCGGGTACCAGCCGTTTAGCTAGCTTCGTAAATAATGGACCAGCAATAATAACCGTTGGAATAGCTACAATTAATCCATATAGCAATACATGGCCAAGGTTCGCTCCAAGTTCACCGGCAATCGCTGTTGGTCCTGGATGCGGCGGTAAAAATCCATGCGTTACAGACAGAGCTGCGCCCATGGGAATACCAAGATACAGGATAGAAACCTTCAATTCTCTTGAAATAGCAAAGATAATTGGAATTAATAATACTAAACCTACTTCAAAAAATAAGGCAATACCAATAATAAACGAGGCGGTCACGACAGCCCATTGAATATTTTTCTCACCGAATTTGTTCACAAGGGTCATAGCGATGCGTTGGGCACCACCGGAATCGGAGAGCAGCTTCCCTAGCATCGCACCAAGTCCAAAAATGAGTGCTAAGTGGCCTAGTGTTCCACCTAATCCCGACTCAATCGTTGTTACTATTTTGTCTAGCGGGATGCCAAGTGCTAAAGAAACACCGAAGGACACAATAATCAATGATACGAAGGTGTTTAATTTAAAGAACATAATTAAAATCAGTAATGCGACTATCCCAATTGCTACAATGACTAATGGCATCGTAATATCCCCTAACTGCTTAGATTAGTTGTCTTAGATTAAGCTTCTCTGATAATCGGTAATTCGCGTATATTCATC
The window above is part of the Paenibacillus lutimineralis genome. Proteins encoded here:
- a CDS encoding YciI family protein; translation: MRFMMIVKATTDSEARVMPSQELIDAMQKYNEELVKAGVLLAADGLMPSSSAIRISYPEPGAKPKLVDGPFTESKELIAGYTLIEVKSREEAVEWALRMPDPHGSGQGEIELRQVFEVEELMDNPDTLAKEATLRRQVEEQKKA
- a CDS encoding RNA polymerase sigma factor, coding for MSSAQTHRTIDAIWRMESAKLIAGLTRMVRDVALAEDLAQDALLIALERWPETGIPDNPGGWLMTTAKRRAIDFMRRNKLRDQKYGEIGRTAPLYTEDDVDQALDGEISDDLLRLIFMTCHPVLSQDARVALTLRLLCGLTTDEIARSFLVAESTVAQRIVRAKRTLSAEKVPFEVPTGEELNQRMAAVLEVIYLMFNEGYSATSGEHWTRPLLCQEALRLGRILAEIAPNEQEVHGLVALMEIQASRLKTRINAKGEPILLMDQNRAKWDQLLIRRGITALERSRKLGRPLGPYSLQAAISACHAEARSAAETDWIRIAALYEALARLSPSPIVELNRAVAISMAFGPAFGLQIVDELNKEPSLKGYHLLPSVRADLLAKLGRYDEARSEFERAASMTRNTRERELLLQRAADCESGTYQ
- a CDS encoding YciI family protein, translated to MRFMLIVKANGFSETGIHYSQEYVEAMKVYKRSLVKVGALLTAEELNPSSRGIRICYPPDGGQPKIQAGPFPVDQELVAEFVVIDVKTEEEALEWAIRMPIPTGLESTIELRSLQENVDSLSEPGIHALEADLLDYLHMLRKL
- a CDS encoding GntP family permease: MPLVIVAIGIVALLILIMFFKLNTFVSLIIVSFGVSLALGIPLDKIVTTIESGLGGTLGHLALIFGLGAMLGKLLSDSGGAQRIAMTLVNKFGEKNIQWAVVTASFIIGIALFFEVGLVLLIPIIFAISRELKVSILYLGIPMGAALSVTHGFLPPHPGPTAIAGELGANLGHVLLYGLIVAIPTVIIAGPLFTKLAKRLVPEAFTKTGDIRSLGEQKVFKLEDTPGFGISVFTALLPVILMSIGTLITLLQKTIGFNENALIKGIGFIGNADVSMLISLLVAIYTMGLARKIPIKNVMESCATAISNIGMMLLIIGGGGAFKQVLIDGGVGDYVAELFQGTSLSPILLAWIIAAILRISLGSATVAALTTTGLVLPMLGQTDVNLALVVLATGAGSVIASHVNDAGFWMFKEYFGLSMKETFATWTLLETIISVAGLGVILLLSLVI